From a single Maylandia zebra isolate NMK-2024a linkage group LG3, Mzebra_GT3a, whole genome shotgun sequence genomic region:
- the LOC112431646 gene encoding uncharacterized protein LOC112431646, producing MTSTQKDQHGARSQRSQEADKPHRRKGKKTYSCDECGKSFIQAGHLKTHQVIHSGIKPYSCDLCGKSFTLAGSLKTHQLIHSGVKPYSCDLCGKSFTQAGTLKKHQLIHSGVKPYSCDLCGKSFTQAGHLKKHQLIHSGFKPYSCDLCGKSFTQAGRLKKHQLIHSGVKPYSCDLCGKSFTQAGHLKTHQVIHSGVKPYSCDLCGKSFTVAGSLKTHQLIHSGVKPYSCDLCGKSFTQAGHLKKHQLIHSGFKPYSCDLCGKSFTQAGHLKTHQVIHSGVKPYNCDLCGKSFTVAGSLKTHQLIHSGVKPYSCDLCGKSFTLAGDLKKHQLIHSGVKPYSCDLCGKSFTQAGDLKKHQLIHSGFKPYSCDLCGKSFTQAGDLKKHQLIHSGFKPYSCDLCGKSFTQAGDLKKHQLIHSGFKPYSCDLCGKSFTVAGHLKKHQLIHSGVQPYSCNLCGKSFTQAGTLKKHQLIHSGFKPYSCDWCGKSFTQSGTLKKHQLIHSGVKPYSCNLCGKSFTVAGHLKKHQLIHSGVQPYSCNLCGKSFTQAGTLKKHQLIHSGFKPYSCDLCGKSFTQSGDLKKHQLIHSGVKPYSCDLCGKSFTQAGHLKKHQLIHSGVKPYSCDLCGKSFTLAGHLKKHQLIHSGVKPYSCDLCGKSFTQAGDLKKHQLIHSGFKPYSCDLCGKSFTQAGHLKKHQLIHSGFKPYSCDLCGKSFTQAGHLKKHQLIHSGVKPYSCDLCGKSFTRAGTLKKHQLIHSGLKAHNCELCGKAFALNSDLHRHVVTHSGIKA from the exons ATGACTTCAACACAAAAG gaccaacatggagcgagaagtcagcgctctcaggaggccgacaaacctcacagaagaaaaggaaagaaaacctacagctgtgatgagtgtggaaagtcttttatcCAGGCTGGacacctaaaaacacaccaagtcatccacagtggaattaaaccttacagctgtgacttgtgtggaaagtcttttaccctggctggaagcctaaaaacacaccaactcatccacagtggagttaaaccttacagctgtgacttgtgtggaaagtcttttacccaggctggaaccttaaaaaaacaccaactcatccacagtggagttaaaccttacagctgtgacttgtgtggaaagtcttttacccaggctggacacttgaaaaaacaccaactcatccacagtggatttaaaccttacagctgtgacttgtgtggaaagtcttttacccaggctggacgcttgaaaaaacaccaactcatccacagtggagttaaaccttacagctgtgacttgtgtggaaagtcttttacccaggctggacacctaaaaacacaccaagtcatccacagtggagttaaaccttacagctgtgacttgtgtggaaagtcttttaccgtGGCTGGaagcctaaaaacacaccaactcatccacagtggagttaaaccttacagctgtgacttgtgtggaaagtcttttacccaggctggacacttgaaaaaacaccaactcatccacagtggatttaaaccttacagctgtgacttgtgtggaaagtcttttacccaggctggacacctaaaaacacaccaagtcatccacagtggagttaaaccttacaactgtgacttgtgtggaaagtcttttactgtGGCTGGaagcctaaaaacacaccaactcatccacagtggagttaaaccttacagctgtgacttgtgtggaaagtcttttaccctggCTGGAGActtgaaaaaacaccaactcatccacagtggagttaaaccttacagctgtgacttgtgtggaaagtcttttacccaggctggagacttgaaaaaacaccaactcatccacagtggatttaaaccttacagctgtgacttgtgtggaaagtcttttacccaggctggagacttgaaaaaacaccaactcatccacagtggatttaaaccttacagctgtgacttgtgtggaaagtcttttacccaggctggagacttgaaaaaacaccaactcatccacagtggatttaaaccttacagctgtgacttgtgtggaaagtcttttaccgtGGCTGGACActtgaaaaaacaccaactcatccacagtggagttcaACCTTACAGCTGtaacttgtgtggaaagtcttttacccaggctggaaccttaaaaaaacaccaactcatccacagtggatttaaaccttacagctgtgactggtgtggaaagtcttttacccagtctggaaccttaaaaaaacaccaactcatccacagtggagttaaaccttacagctgtaacttgtgtggaaagtcttttaccgtGGCTGGACActtgaaaaaacaccaactcatccacagtggagttcaACCTTACAGCTGtaacttgtgtggaaagtcttttacccaggctggaaccttaaaaaaacaccaactcatccacagtggatttaaaccttacagctgtgacttgtgtggaaagtcttttacccagtctGGAGActtgaaaaaacaccaactcatccacagtggagttaaaccttacagctgtgacttgtgtggaaagtcttttacccaggctggacacttgaaaaaacaccaactcatccacagtggagttaaaccttacagctgtgacttgtgtggaaagtcttttaccctggCTGGACActtgaaaaaacaccaactcatccacagtggagttaaaccttacagctgtgacttgtgtggaaagtcttttacccaggctggagacttgaaaaaacaccaactcatccacagtggatttaaaccttacagctgtgacttgtgtggaaagtcttttacccaggctggacacttgaaaaaacaccaactcatccacagtggatttaaaccttacagctgtgacttgtgtggaaagtcttttacccaggctggacacttgaaaaaacaccaactcatccacagtggagttaaaccttacagctgtgacttgtgtggaaagtcttttacccgggCTGGAaccttaaaaaaacaccaactcatccacagtggactTAAAGCACACAACTGTGAGTTGTGTGGTAAGGCTTTTGCTCTAAATAGCGACTTACACAGGCAtgtagttacccactctggaattaaggcgtaG